The DNA sequence GTCGACGGTCTGGAGGGACAGACGTTCGACCGCACCTACCCGGCTGTCGATGGCAGTACCTCGGTCGCCGGGTTGTACGTCGCCTCACCCGTAGAAGCGGTCGAACCACAGGCGCTCATCTCTGCGGGTCACGGCGCGCGCGTCGCACGCACCCTCCTCACGGACGTCCGCTGTGAGCGTGGCTTTCCCCCCGCGGTAGCCGGGCACTGGGACTGGGTTCGCGGCGATAGCACCTTGCAGGGTGAGTGGGGCGACCGTGAAACGTGGCGCGAGTGGTTCCACGACCGGATTCCAGCCGACTACCCCGTAAATGACGCCCGTCTCGAAGCCGTTCGCGAGGAAGAAATCGACCGGCGGCTTGCGACGTACATCTCCGACGAGGAGGTAGCGCGCCGCAAACAGCGTGGCCACGCGCGATTGCTCGAACACGTGGACGACGACTGCATCCTCGACGCCGCGCGGAAAATCGAGGCCGCACGAGAGGCGGACGAGACGGGTACTTGAAATCAGTCTCCAATGAACCGAGAAACTCGTCACAAACGCGGGCGGTTGTGGGCGTGGATCTACGCCACGATTTTCAACGTAGACAGCACCACTGACGAGGTGTCGGCTTCGGGCAACGACCCAGCACACCCAGCCCGCGAAACGGCGGTTGACACCAATAGTTCGGCTGTAGAACGATGATGGGAACCGCCGAATATCTGCTAGTTCTCTACATCGCAGAGCAACGCGAAGGCGCACCCGTCGCGCCCGGTGACGTGGCAGCCCGCCTCGGGCGGTCACCGTCTGCGACCACGGAGATGCTCCAACGTCTCGACGCCCGTGGGCTTATCGCCTACGAACCCTACGAAGGTGCAACGCTCACCGAATTCGGCCGCGACACCGCCCACGACGTGTACGAAACGTACCGTATCCTCTCACAGTTTTTCCGGGATGTGCTCGGCCTCGAAGCCTACGACGCGGAGGCGATGCAACTCGCCGGAACCATCAGCAAGTCCGTCGCAGAGCGACTCGCTGCCACGTTGCTTGTGTCCGAGAGTAGCCCCGCGCCACCCTAACGAGTGGGTCACTCATCTCGGGGCTGTGGGCCGTCTCGAATCGCATCCTTTTTGTTTTAGGTCTGCCTAAACAATGATAATGGCCGTCAGCACTCACTCGCACGCTGAAAAACACCCCGACGGAGATCAGACCCCCGAAATCGTGGTCTGTGAGACCTGCCCCGGTCGTTCAATCTTTCTCGAAGCAGGCAACACCGACGGCTGGATTTCTAGCGATGTAACGATGAATGTCACGCAATAACTCATGACTGACACACACTCCACTGAAAACTCAGACCGTACGATTATCCGGACCGGCCGGGACTTCGAACAGGAGTTCCGTCTCGACGCAAAAGAGGCCGGGAAGTTCCTCATCGAACTCGGCAAACAGCTCCGCGACAGCGACGAACTCACCATCTCCACCGACGAGTGGGAACTGCCGTTCGCGTTTGGAGAGCCAGTCGAAGTCGAAATCGATTTCGAAGGCGTTGGCGAGCCAGAGCTCGAAATCGAAATCGAACTGCCCGGGCGAACGGACGAAAAAGCGCCAAACGTCGAGTAGTTTACTTCGTTGCGGAATCGAGGACGAGCGTGTCGTCTTCTAAGTAGTGGGCGATGACGTGGGCGTGTTCTTCGACATCTTCAATTTGCTCGCGGAGCATGTGCGCCGTCGCGTAGTCCCCGAGCCTTTCTGCGAGTTCGATGTGCTCGCGGTAGCTCTCGATGATGTCACCGTACATCTCGAGGTCGTTCGCAAGCGACGTGCGAATGTCGTAGACATCTTCGTCTTCCGGCTCGACGGTCGCGGCCTCTGAGAGCGCCTGCATGCTCGCGTGTGGGACGCCACCGATGGCTTGGGCGCGCTCTGCGATGGCGTCTGCGGCCAGTTCGACTTCCTCGTAGGCCTCTTGGAGGAAGCGGTGGATATTGAGATGCTCTGCGCCTTCGACGTTCCAGTGGTGCTTGTGGAGCTGGTGATACAGCACGTACGCATCTGCGAGGTCCGAGTTCAGCGCGTCGATGATCTGCGCTGCCTTGTCTTGGTCGAGGCGGACGGGGTTCGATTCGACGGTGCCTGCCTTCTGACGGATGGTCTTTTGTGTACTCATTACACCCTCCAATTGGGGCGGGAGCCTCTTATAACTTTTCAACAAACAAACAATTTTTCGTGCCACCTAAAACTCGCTGTTTGTGTACTACGTCAGAGATGTCAGTAAATGCGCCTCACCCAAAACTGACTGAAATTTTATCTAATATAGGGGCTCCCCACCACAATCGAAATCCACTTGCTGCGACCACCCCCACGAGAAATCGGCTGTGCCCGACCGGAACCTCTAGAATTGTTGGAAAAATACGAGCACCACACACGGTGAGCCAGTGTGTATCTCCCCACACGATCTGTCCAAACTAGTTTGTCTATTTTGGACGATTTGGCTGTGTTGGCTGGCCAATCCGGAACGAGTCGTGAACACCACCGACTCAGTAACATCAAAAATAATACGTCCCTGTCAATTAGACGGATTATTTGCATATTCTTGTTACGACTCCCGAACGTTGAATAACCTTCATTGAAACGACGAAGTCCTCATATTTTTTGAATTATTATTGGCTCTCTTGTAATAGCTGCCCAAACACTTTTTCTAATCTCGAAAATTGTTCTGTACCTCCGAAAACCACGCAATTCGCCACCCCAAAGACTATTGAACGCCCCCTATTGAGTCGGTATTGGCCATATTCCCTAATAGTTTGTTTGAATTCACAGAACAAGATAACTCATTTATGACAATAATATTTTAATCAAACCTTTTAGTCAGCTACTGCCGACATATCCTGCTTCTCGGTGACCTTCGACAGCGTCTCGCTCAAACGACTGGCCCACTCTCGGTGAGGGATACACCTATACATTCTGCGAAACCTCAGTATTGAGAATGACAAACTGGGTGCTCAATTTCGAGACACAGGTGCACAATCGAGGGCACGCCGTTGCGATTGTCCACGACGGTCGGTCGAAAACGTACGACGAGCTGAACCGCGATGCGGGGGCGTTCGGCAACTGGGTGAATCGACGCGGGTTCGAGAAGGTCGCCCTCTTTTTGCCGAGCATGTACGAGTTTCTCGTTGCCCAACTCGGGGCGCTCAAAGCCGGAGTTCCGGTCGTGCCGGTCAACTACATGTTCGGCCAGGAGACCATCGGGTACGTCCTCACCGACGCGGAAGCCGACGTGGTGCTCACACAGGCGACGGATGCCGCGCTCGTCGCTGAGGTGGTAGACGACACCGTCGTCGAAACCGTCGTCACGATTGGCGACTCCCCCCACAGCGACCAGACGCTAGACGCCATCCTCGCGTCCGAATCCCCGATGCTGACGGCGGCACCAAAGCGCGATGGGGACCTTTTCAACCTGAACTACACGAGCGGGACGACGGGCGACCCAAAGGGCGTCTACAAAACCCACCGCAATATGAGCGCCCACATCACGAACATGGAACACGTCTGGAAACTCGGCCCCGACCAGACGTGGATAAACGCCGGCCCGCTCTATCACACCGCGGGCCTCGAATCGAGTACGCTCCCGCTCTTACAAGCCGGCGCGACGGTCGTCTTGATGCAGTGGGATGTAGCACGATTCCTCGAACTCACCGAACGCCATCAAGCGTCGAGCGCCTACATCGTCGGCTCGATGCTCATCGACCTCGCAAAATACGACGACCCTGAGCGCTTCGACACCTCGTCACTTCGCAACGTCTTCTGTGGCGGTGCGCCAATCGGGCAGGCAGATTACGACGCCGTCGCGGAGAAATACGACGTTGCCGCCTCCGAATTTCTTGGCTTCACCGAAGCGGGCATCTCGTTTACCTACCCCATCGGGATGCTTGGCGCGTACGAACCCACGAGTCACACCTCGATGAAAGTCCCCGACTCGTGTGGCAGACCGCTGTTCAATCAGGTCGAGGTGCGACTCTGTGACCCCGACACCGACGAGGTCGTGACGGTTATCCAGCCAGACGGCGAGACCACGCCGGGACGCGGCGAACTCCAACTGCGCGGCGAGTCCGTTTTCGAGAAGTACTACCGGAAACCAGAACAGACAGCCAACGCGTTCACCGAGGACGGGTGGTACCGAACGGGCGACGTCGTCAGCGTGGACGAAGCGGGCTACGTCTACTATCAGGACCGAGCCGACAACATGCTCGTCACGGGCGGCGAGAACGTCTACCCGCGGGCTATCGAACCCGTCGTGAACACCCACCCATCGGTTCACGAATCGGCGGTGTTTGGCCTCCCACACGAGCGATGGGGCACCCAAATCTGTGTCGCCGTCGTCCCCAAAAAATCTGCAGACCTCACGGAAGCTGCCATCATCGACTTTTGTAAGGCGTCGGACGCGCTCGCAGACTACGAAGTCCCAAAGCGCGTGTACGTCCGCGAGACGATCCCGAAAACGCCGACCAACTCGATTCGCCGTCGCGTGCTCACCGAGGAATATTCGACACAGGCAGAACAGTAACCGGCAGCTACAGCGTCACTTCCGCGAACACCGTCACGTCGATGTTGGGCTTTCTGAGTTCTCTGCGGAGCAGTTTGCCGACGTTGCTCTTCGAGATCTCATCGACGAACACGTACTTCTGTGGGCGCTTGAAATCCGCGAGCGAATCGCTTTCGAGACAGTGGGTGTCGAGTTCCATCGCAAGCGCCTCGAAATCGACCGACTTGGGCGGTTCTGCGACGTACACGAACGCCGCGATTGCCTGATTCCACTTCTCGTGTTCTAAGCCAACCACTGCGACTTCGTGGACTTTTGGATGCCGCCCGAGCGTCGATTCGACTTCGACGGGGTAGATGTTCTCGCCACCGCTCAGAATCATGTCGTCGACGCGGCCGACGACGTGGATTCGCCCGCGCGCCGAGATGTAGCCGAGGTCGCCGGTGAAAAACCACCCGTCGTGAATCGCCGGTTTCGCCCCGCCGAGATAGCCGACCATCGTCTCCGGGGAGCTTGCATCTACGATTACCTCCCCGAGGTCGCCCTCCGGCACTTCGTCGTCGGGGTCATGGTCGCCGTTCTGGCGGAGGTGGACGATTCGAACGTCGGTGTTGATTCCGGGCTTTCCCGCACATCGGTCGTGGCCGCTGTGTCGGCAGACGCTGTGGGTGTACACCTCCGTACTGCCGTAGTGATTCACGAACGACTCGGGGTCGATCTTTGCTTTGATGTGTTCTTGAATCGGGTCGCGCATAACCATCCCGCCGTAGGACACCCGCCGCACGCAGTCGAGGTCGAACTCGTCGATTATGTCTGACATGAACAGGTCGTGATACACCGAGGGAACCATGTGGAGGTTCTCGATACCCTCCTCGGTCACGGCATCGAGCGTCTCCTTTGGAGAGAACGAGCCTTGGGCCACCCACGTCATGTTGAGCAACACGGCCGTCGTCAGCGTGTGAAAGCCCATGGTGTGAAACAGCGACATCAAGCCGAGTACTGATTCACCGTCGCGCCATCCCAACTCGTAGGCTTGGGCGACCGAGGCCGCGTAGGTGTTAAAGTGCGACCGACGGACGCCCTTTGGGTCGCCCGTCGTCCCGCTCGTGTGAAGGATGATGCTGTCTGCATCGGCGGGTACCCACGTCGGTTCGAACTCGTCGGTTGCGATTTTCACGAACACGTCGTAGGGAATCGCAAACCCCGGCGTGTCAGCATCGACGTAGATGAACGTCTCTATGTCCAGTTCTCCGCGCGTTTGTTCGACCACGTCTCGACTTTCGCCTGAGAAAAAGAGCAGTCTCGGTTCTGCCGTCTCCATCAGATGGTGAAACTCCTCTGGGGCCGCACGGTAGTTGAGCGGGACGAACACGGCGCCGACGTAC is a window from the Haladaptatus sp. ZSTT2 genome containing:
- a CDS encoding NAD(P)/FAD-dependent oxidoreductase; translation: MSARDPTRNTDHDYDVAIVGGGPAGCSVGVLTARYGLDTAIFDRGNSSLRQCAHLANFLGFPAGIDVGTFYELIHDHAEEAGCTLIPDHVEAVTQIAEGFLLETQDGRAVTARRVVAAARYDAAFLESLDVEEMFEAYDVDGLEGQTFDRTYPAVDGSTSVAGLYVASPVEAVEPQALISAGHGARVARTLLTDVRCERGFPPAVAGHWDWVRGDSTLQGEWGDRETWREWFHDRIPADYPVNDARLEAVREEEIDRRLATYISDEEVARRKQRGHARLLEHVDDDCILDAARKIEAAREADETGT
- a CDS encoding metal-dependent transcriptional regulator, translating into MMGTAEYLLVLYIAEQREGAPVAPGDVAARLGRSPSATTEMLQRLDARGLIAYEPYEGATLTEFGRDTAHDVYETYRILSQFFRDVLGLEAYDAEAMQLAGTISKSVAERLAATLLVSESSPAPP
- a CDS encoding amphi-Trp domain-containing protein; the protein is MTDTHSTENSDRTIIRTGRDFEQEFRLDAKEAGKFLIELGKQLRDSDELTISTDEWELPFAFGEPVEVEIDFEGVGEPELEIEIELPGRTDEKAPNVE
- the dpsA gene encoding DNA starvation/stationary phase protection protein DpsA; translated protein: MSTQKTIRQKAGTVESNPVRLDQDKAAQIIDALNSDLADAYVLYHQLHKHHWNVEGAEHLNIHRFLQEAYEEVELAADAIAERAQAIGGVPHASMQALSEAATVEPEDEDVYDIRTSLANDLEMYGDIIESYREHIELAERLGDYATAHMLREQIEDVEEHAHVIAHYLEDDTLVLDSATK
- a CDS encoding class I adenylate-forming enzyme family protein, coding for MTNWVLNFETQVHNRGHAVAIVHDGRSKTYDELNRDAGAFGNWVNRRGFEKVALFLPSMYEFLVAQLGALKAGVPVVPVNYMFGQETIGYVLTDAEADVVLTQATDAALVAEVVDDTVVETVVTIGDSPHSDQTLDAILASESPMLTAAPKRDGDLFNLNYTSGTTGDPKGVYKTHRNMSAHITNMEHVWKLGPDQTWINAGPLYHTAGLESSTLPLLQAGATVVLMQWDVARFLELTERHQASSAYIVGSMLIDLAKYDDPERFDTSSLRNVFCGGAPIGQADYDAVAEKYDVAASEFLGFTEAGISFTYPIGMLGAYEPTSHTSMKVPDSCGRPLFNQVEVRLCDPDTDEVVTVIQPDGETTPGRGELQLRGESVFEKYYRKPEQTANAFTEDGWYRTGDVVSVDEAGYVYYQDRADNMLVTGGENVYPRAIEPVVNTHPSVHESAVFGLPHERWGTQICVAVVPKKSADLTEAAIIDFCKASDALADYEVPKRVYVRETIPKTPTNSIRRRVLTEEYSTQAEQ
- a CDS encoding class I adenylate-forming enzyme family protein, whose amino-acid sequence is MTDATANMGNVFARTVARAPDHVGLVDADTGAQYTYGEWGAKVESLSSALSSLGIGPGDRVGAIMRNRAELATLYWATQYVGAVFVPLNYRAAPEEFHHLMETAEPRLLFFSGESRDVVEQTRGELDIETFIYVDADTPGFAIPYDVFVKIATDEFEPTWVPADADSIILHTSGTTGDPKGVRRSHFNTYAASVAQAYELGWRDGESVLGLMSLFHTMGFHTLTTAVLLNMTWVAQGSFSPKETLDAVTEEGIENLHMVPSVYHDLFMSDIIDEFDLDCVRRVSYGGMVMRDPIQEHIKAKIDPESFVNHYGSTEVYTHSVCRHSGHDRCAGKPGINTDVRIVHLRQNGDHDPDDEVPEGDLGEVIVDASSPETMVGYLGGAKPAIHDGWFFTGDLGYISARGRIHVVGRVDDMILSGGENIYPVEVESTLGRHPKVHEVAVVGLEHEKWNQAIAAFVYVAEPPKSVDFEALAMELDTHCLESDSLADFKRPQKYVFVDEISKSNVGKLLRRELRKPNIDVTVFAEVTL